In Caballeronia insecticola, one DNA window encodes the following:
- the glgB gene encoding 1,4-alpha-glucan branching protein GlgB: MNTRSDPADTRNPAHGLNPLDIDALVEARHPDPFSMLGMHQTELGHVVRVFLPGASAVNIVDAASGEHLGSLARIRDAGLFAGFVERPAAYRLQIDWHGTPQETHDTYSFGPVLSDEWLTRLSQADPYAVLECLGSRPVTHGNVAGARFAVWAPNARRVSVVGDFNTWDGRRHPMRLRHNAGVWELFVPGIGAGTRYKYEIVTREGVTLPLKADPCAMQSEKPPSTASVVADADAIDHYAWTDADWMATRAGKQTAQSPLTIYEAHAESWLRVPEDGNRGMNWHELAERLIPYAKGMGFTHLEFMPIAEHPFGGSWGYQPLGQFAPSARFGTPEQFAEFVNRAHEAGLGVIIDWVPAHFPNDAHGLVQFDGTPLYEHADPREGYHQDWNTMIYNLGRNEVSAFLIASGLAWLKRYHVDGLRVDAVASMLYRDYSRKTGEWVPNVHGGRENLESIAFLKRLNHEVRHIPGAITIAEESTAWPGVTASVESGGLGFDFKWNMGWMHDTLHYMEEDPVYRQYHHHLYTFGMVYAYSERFVLPLSHDEVVHGKGSLIGKMPGDRWQKFASLRAYFGFMWTHPGKKLLFMGGEFGQFAEFNHDESPHWHLLDDSLHGGLQKAVRDLNLLYTSEPALHKLDSDARGFEWIVGDDNANSVYAYRRTDAEGRELVVVCNMTPVPRLAYRIGMPRGGRWSEVFNSDASIYGGSNMGNGGVIHTDDYPSHGRGQSAALTLPPLATIVLRAD; the protein is encoded by the coding sequence ATGAACACTCGTAGCGATCCGGCGGATACCCGAAACCCGGCACACGGACTCAATCCGCTCGACATCGACGCACTCGTCGAGGCGCGCCATCCCGACCCGTTTTCGATGCTCGGCATGCATCAGACCGAACTGGGGCATGTCGTGCGCGTGTTTCTGCCGGGCGCGTCGGCGGTGAATATCGTCGATGCGGCAAGCGGCGAGCATCTCGGCTCGCTTGCGCGCATTCGCGATGCGGGGCTCTTTGCAGGCTTCGTCGAGCGGCCAGCGGCGTATCGCCTGCAAATCGACTGGCACGGCACCCCGCAGGAAACCCACGACACATATTCGTTCGGTCCCGTGTTGTCCGACGAATGGCTCACGCGTCTTTCGCAGGCGGATCCGTACGCAGTGCTCGAATGCTTAGGCTCGCGGCCGGTCACGCACGGCAATGTGGCGGGCGCGCGCTTCGCGGTATGGGCACCGAATGCGCGTCGCGTGTCGGTGGTCGGCGACTTCAACACGTGGGACGGCCGCCGTCATCCGATGCGTCTGCGCCATAACGCGGGCGTCTGGGAACTGTTCGTGCCCGGCATCGGCGCGGGCACGCGCTACAAGTACGAGATCGTCACGCGCGAAGGAGTCACGCTGCCGCTCAAGGCCGATCCGTGCGCGATGCAGAGCGAGAAGCCGCCTTCGACGGCATCGGTCGTCGCGGATGCGGATGCCATCGATCACTACGCATGGACCGATGCAGACTGGATGGCCACACGCGCCGGCAAGCAGACTGCGCAGTCGCCGCTCACCATCTACGAGGCGCACGCCGAGTCGTGGCTGCGCGTGCCGGAAGACGGCAATCGCGGCATGAACTGGCACGAACTCGCCGAGCGTCTGATCCCGTATGCCAAGGGCATGGGCTTCACGCACCTCGAATTCATGCCGATTGCCGAGCATCCGTTCGGCGGCTCGTGGGGCTATCAACCGCTCGGGCAGTTCGCGCCGTCTGCGCGCTTCGGCACGCCGGAGCAGTTCGCGGAGTTCGTGAACCGCGCGCACGAGGCGGGGCTCGGCGTGATCATCGACTGGGTGCCGGCGCACTTTCCGAACGATGCGCACGGCCTGGTGCAATTCGACGGCACGCCGCTCTACGAGCACGCGGACCCGCGCGAAGGCTATCACCAGGACTGGAACACGATGATCTACAACCTCGGCCGCAACGAGGTGAGCGCGTTCCTGATCGCATCGGGGCTGGCGTGGCTCAAGCGCTATCACGTCGATGGACTGCGCGTGGATGCCGTCGCGTCGATGCTGTATCGCGACTATTCACGCAAGACCGGCGAATGGGTGCCGAACGTGCATGGCGGCCGCGAGAATCTCGAATCGATCGCGTTTTTGAAGCGGCTCAATCACGAAGTGCGGCACATTCCGGGCGCGATCACCATCGCCGAGGAATCGACGGCGTGGCCCGGCGTGACGGCGAGCGTCGAGAGCGGTGGCCTGGGCTTCGACTTCAAGTGGAACATGGGCTGGATGCACGACACGCTGCATTACATGGAGGAAGATCCGGTCTATCGCCAGTATCACCATCATCTTTATACGTTCGGGATGGTGTATGCGTATTCCGAGCGTTTCGTGCTGCCGCTGTCTCACGACGAGGTCGTGCACGGCAAGGGATCGCTGATCGGCAAGATGCCCGGCGACAGATGGCAAAAGTTCGCCAGCCTGCGTGCGTATTTCGGCTTTATGTGGACGCATCCGGGCAAGAAGCTGCTGTTCATGGGCGGCGAGTTCGGGCAGTTCGCGGAGTTCAATCACGACGAATCGCCACACTGGCATTTGCTCGACGATTCCCTGCATGGCGGCTTGCAGAAAGCCGTGCGCGATCTGAATCTGCTTTATACGAGCGAGCCTGCATTGCACAAGCTGGATAGCGATGCGCGCGGCTTCGAATGGATCGTCGGCGATGACAACGCCAACAGCGTCTACGCATATCGGCGCACGGACGCGGAGGGACGCGAACTCGTCGTGGTCTGCAATATGACGCCGGTGCCGCGGCTTGCCTACCGGATCGGGATGCCGCGCGGCGGCCGATGGAGCGAGGTCTTCAACTCCGATGCCTCGATATATGGCGGATCGAACATGGGTAATGGCGGCGTCATTCATACGGATGACTATCCGAGTCATGGGCGGGGGCAGTCGGCTGCTTTGACGTTGCCTCCGCTCGCGACCATTGTTTTACGCGCTGATTGA
- the treS gene encoding maltose alpha-D-glucosyltransferase — translation MDTRVKRNKKVSSLSDDPLWYKDAIIYQVHIKSFFDANNDGIGDFPGLLAKLDYIAELGVDAIWLLPFYPSPRRDDGYDIADYRNVHPDYGTIADVKRFIQEAHARGIRVITELVINHTSDQHPWFQRARHAKPGSNHRNYYVWSDTDKKYEETRIIFIDSEPSNWTHDPVAGQYYWHRFYSHQPDLNFDNPAVIKEVLSVMRFWLDMGIDGLRLDAVPYLVEREGTNNENLPETHAILKKIRATIDAEYPNRMLLAEANQWPEDVKEYFGDEDECHMAFHFPLMPRIYMSIASEDRFPITDIMRQTPDLGVTNQWAIFLRNHDELTLEMVTDSERDYLWNTYASDRRARLNLGIRRRLAPLMERDRRRIELINSLLLSMPGTPVIYYGDELGMGDNIHLGDRDGVRTPMQWSSDRNGGFSRADPEQLVLPPVMGSLYGYDAVNVESQSRDPHSLLNWTRKMLAVRRSKHAFGRGTIRFLRPANRKILAYVRQIEGEPPILCVANLSRAPQAVELDLSEFEGSVPLEMTADSPFPAIGKLTYLLTFPPYGFLWFQLCPGNMRPAWAQAPSEQLPEFVTMVIRAGQTGPTPENVRLLESEVLPNYLSKRRWFASKDQKLHAVRLAALTTIENAGFAFTEIEADVGDHCERYVLPLSIAWGTETTSPLYMQLALARVRRNRNIGHLTDAFSVPQFTYGVLRKLKERAVVPTVQKSEIRFLPTERLNELNFYPADPPEIRWLAAEQSNSSLVIADKIVLKLVRRVVGGIHPEAEMSRYLTKLGYANTGPLYGEVVRVDPQGVPHTLVILQGYIDNQGDAWNYALDYLRRIVDELAVAVETDEHAQEREAQAEGFVGYGSISGIIGKRLGELHVALASPTEDEAFAPQRATSADVQGWIDGTLKLLESALDIIAQKIGEFSEHDRFLAQSLLDRRDMLVDTVKTLVAPDADALCIRIHGDFHLGQVLMAQGDAYLIDFEGEPARPLDERRRKTSPLRDVAGLLRSLSYASAAAQSTTENAPVQTADRKRALFERLRAFAEASFLREYTAAIAASPETIAAEDVFQPLLDLFLIEKAAYEIRYEAANRPTWIGLPLRGLASLASRLLGDTGEPPAPGTRPVFGATKDNPDGTHHEHS, via the coding sequence GTGGATACAAGGGTTAAGCGCAACAAGAAAGTGTCGAGTCTCAGCGACGATCCGCTCTGGTACAAGGACGCGATCATTTATCAGGTTCACATCAAGTCTTTCTTCGATGCGAACAACGACGGCATCGGCGATTTTCCCGGCCTGCTCGCGAAACTCGACTACATCGCGGAGTTGGGCGTCGATGCGATCTGGCTCTTGCCGTTCTATCCATCGCCGCGTCGCGACGACGGTTACGACATCGCCGACTATCGCAACGTGCATCCGGACTACGGCACGATCGCAGACGTCAAGCGCTTCATTCAGGAGGCGCATGCACGTGGCATACGCGTGATCACCGAGCTTGTGATCAATCACACGTCGGACCAGCATCCGTGGTTTCAGCGCGCGCGTCATGCGAAGCCGGGCTCGAATCATCGCAACTATTACGTGTGGTCCGACACGGACAAGAAGTATGAAGAGACGCGCATCATCTTCATCGACAGCGAGCCTTCGAACTGGACGCATGATCCCGTCGCGGGTCAGTATTACTGGCACCGCTTCTATTCGCATCAGCCCGATCTGAACTTCGACAATCCCGCCGTCATCAAGGAAGTGCTGTCCGTGATGCGCTTCTGGCTCGATATGGGCATCGACGGATTGCGGCTGGATGCCGTGCCTTATCTTGTCGAGCGCGAAGGCACGAACAACGAGAACCTGCCCGAGACGCACGCGATTCTGAAGAAGATTCGCGCGACGATCGACGCGGAGTACCCGAACCGCATGCTGCTCGCCGAAGCGAATCAATGGCCGGAAGACGTGAAGGAATATTTCGGCGACGAAGACGAATGCCACATGGCGTTCCACTTCCCGCTGATGCCGCGCATCTATATGTCGATTGCGAGCGAAGACCGCTTCCCGATCACCGACATCATGCGGCAGACGCCCGATCTCGGCGTGACGAATCAATGGGCCATTTTCCTGCGTAATCACGACGAACTCACGCTCGAAATGGTCACGGACTCCGAGCGCGATTACTTGTGGAACACGTATGCGAGCGACCGCCGCGCGCGTCTGAACCTGGGCATTCGCCGCCGTCTTGCGCCGCTGATGGAGCGCGACAGAAGGCGTATCGAACTCATCAACTCGCTGCTGCTGTCGATGCCGGGCACGCCCGTCATCTATTACGGCGACGAGCTCGGCATGGGCGACAACATCCACTTGGGCGATCGCGACGGCGTGCGCACGCCGATGCAATGGTCGTCGGACCGCAACGGCGGTTTTTCGCGCGCCGATCCCGAGCAACTCGTCTTGCCGCCCGTGATGGGTTCGCTCTACGGCTATGACGCGGTGAACGTGGAATCGCAAAGCCGCGATCCGCATTCGCTGCTGAACTGGACGCGCAAGATGCTCGCAGTGCGCCGCTCGAAGCATGCTTTCGGGCGCGGCACGATCCGCTTCCTGCGGCCCGCGAATCGCAAGATTCTCGCGTATGTGCGCCAGATCGAAGGCGAGCCGCCCATTCTCTGCGTCGCGAATCTCTCACGTGCGCCGCAGGCGGTGGAACTCGACCTGTCGGAATTCGAAGGCTCGGTGCCGCTCGAAATGACCGCCGATTCGCCCTTCCCGGCTATCGGCAAGCTGACTTATCTGCTGACGTTTCCGCCCTACGGATTCCTGTGGTTCCAGCTTTGTCCGGGCAACATGCGGCCGGCGTGGGCTCAGGCGCCTTCCGAGCAACTGCCCGAGTTCGTCACCATGGTGATCCGCGCGGGTCAAACCGGTCCGACGCCCGAAAACGTGCGGCTGCTCGAATCCGAAGTGCTGCCGAACTATCTCAGCAAGCGGCGCTGGTTTGCATCGAAGGATCAGAAGCTGCATGCGGTACGCCTCGCCGCGCTCACGACGATCGAAAACGCCGGCTTCGCGTTCACCGAAATCGAAGCCGATGTCGGCGATCATTGCGAGCGTTACGTGCTGCCGCTTTCCATCGCGTGGGGCACCGAAACGACTTCGCCGCTCTATATGCAGCTTGCGCTCGCGCGCGTGCGGCGTAATCGGAATATCGGGCATCTGACCGATGCGTTCTCCGTGCCGCAGTTCACCTATGGCGTGTTGCGCAAACTGAAGGAGCGCGCCGTTGTGCCGACCGTGCAGAAGAGCGAAATCCGCTTCCTGCCGACCGAACGGCTCAACGAGCTCAACTTCTATCCCGCCGATCCGCCCGAAATTCGCTGGCTCGCGGCCGAGCAGAGCAACAGTTCGCTCGTGATCGCGGACAAGATCGTGCTGAAGCTGGTGCGGCGCGTCGTCGGCGGCATTCATCCCGAAGCGGAGATGAGCCGCTATCTGACGAAGCTCGGCTATGCGAACACCGGGCCGCTGTATGGCGAAGTCGTGCGCGTGGATCCGCAAGGCGTGCCGCACACGCTCGTCATCCTGCAGGGCTACATCGACAATCAGGGCGACGCCTGGAACTATGCGCTCGATTACCTGCGCCGCATCGTCGATGAACTCGCGGTCGCGGTCGAAACCGACGAGCACGCGCAGGAACGCGAAGCGCAGGCCGAAGGCTTCGTGGGCTACGGCAGCATCTCGGGCATCATCGGCAAGCGGCTGGGCGAACTGCACGTCGCGCTCGCGAGCCCGACCGAGGACGAAGCGTTCGCGCCGCAGCGCGCCACTTCCGCGGACGTGCAGGGCTGGATCGACGGCACGCTGAAACTGCTCGAATCGGCGCTCGACATCATTGCGCAGAAAATCGGCGAATTCAGCGAGCACGACCGTTTCCTTGCGCAGAGCCTGCTCGATCGTCGCGACATGCTCGTCGATACGGTCAAGACGCTCGTCGCGCCGGATGCCGATGCGCTGTGCATCCGCATTCACGGCGACTTCCACCTCGGTCAGGTGCTGATGGCGCAAGGCGATGCCTATCTGATCGACTTCGAAGGCGAGCCCGCGCGTCCGCTCGACGAACGCCGCCGAAAGACGAGTCCGCTACGCGATGTCGCGGGGCTGTTGCGGTCGCTGTCGTATGCGAGCGCGGCGGCGCAGTCGACCACCGAAAATGCGCCGGTGCAGACCGCCGATCGCAAGCGCGCGCTGTTCGAACGGCTGCGCGCGTTCGCCGAGGCGAGCTTCTTGCGTGAGTACACGGCGGCGATCGCAGCGTCGCCCGAAACAATCGCGGCCGAAGACGTGTTTCAACCGCTGCTCGATCTCTTCCTGATCGAGAAGGCCGCTTACGAAATCCGCTACGAAGCAGCGAACCGGCCGACCTGGATCGGCCTTCCGTTGCGGGGCCTCGCGTCGCTCGCGAGCCGCCTGCTGGGAGATACGGGCGAGCCGCCCGCCCCCGGCACGCGACCCGTGTTCGGAGCAACCAAGGACAATCCGGATGGAACTCACCATGAACACTCGTAG